From Hypanus sabinus isolate sHypSab1 unplaced genomic scaffold, sHypSab1.hap1 scaffold_423, whole genome shotgun sequence, one genomic window encodes:
- the LOC132388841 gene encoding gastrula zinc finger protein XlCGF26.1-like, which translates to MAHQRVQTRGQAFTCSVCGKGFTASSNLQRHQRVHTGEKPFTCSVCGKGFTQSSHLQSHQRVHTGEKPFTCSVCGKGFSQSSNLQNHQRVHTGEKPFTCSECGIGFTQSSQLLAHQSVHNGEWPFTCSVCGKGITQSSNLQSHQRVHTGERPFTCSVCGKGFTQSSQLQNHQRVHTGEWPFTCSECGKRFTQSSTLHSHQRVHTGERPFTCSVCGKGFSHSSTLQRHQRVHTGERPFSCSVCGKGFTQSSILRSHQRVHTGEKPFTCSVCMKGFTQLSSLQSHQRVHTGEKPFTCSVCGKGFTRSSILQSHQRVHTGEKPFTCSVCMKGFTQLSSLQSHQRVHTGEKPFTCSDCGKSFTRSSQLLAHQSVHTGEKPYTCSVCGKGFSESSRLQSHQRVHTGEKPFTCSDCGKGFTQSSNLQNHQRVHTGETPFTCSVCGKGFTRSSHLQNHQRVHTGEKPFICSECGKGFTQSSTLLSHQRVHTGEKPFTCTVCGKGFTRSSTLQSHQRVHIGEKLFTCSVCGKGFTQLSSVQSHQRFHTREKPFTCSDCGKGFTQSSQLLAHQSVHSGDWSLL; encoded by the coding sequence atggcacaccagcgtgtTCAAACCAGGGGGCaggcattcacctgctcagtctgtgggaagggattcactgcatcatccaacctacagagacatcagcgagttcacactggggagaagccattcacctgctcagtctgtgggaagggattcactcagtcatcccacctacagagtcatcagcgagttcacactggggagaagccgttcacctgctcagtctgtgggaagggattctctcagtcatccaacctacagaatcatcagcgagttcacactggggagaagccgttcacctgttcagaatgtgggataggattcactcagtcatcccaactactggcacatcagtcagttcataatggtgagtggccattcacctgctcagtctgtgggaagggaatcactcagtcatccaacctacagagtcatcagcgagttcacactggggagaggccgttcacctgctcagtctgtgggaagggattcactcagtcatcccaactacagaatcatcagcgagttcacactggggagtggccgttcacctgctcagaatgtgggaaaagattcactcagtcatccaccctacatagtcatcagcgtgttcacactggggagaggccattcacttgctcagtctgtgggaagggattctctcactcatccaccctacagagacaccagcgagttcacactggggagaggccattctcctgctcagtctgtgggaagggattcactcagtcatccatcctacggagtcatcagcgagttcacactggggagaagccgttcacctgctcagtctgtatgaagggattcactcagttatccagcctacagagtcatcagcgagttcacactggggagaagccattcacctgctcagtctgtgggaagggattcactcggtcatccatcctacagagtcatcagcgagttcacactggggagaagccgttcacctgctcagtctgtatgaagggattcactcagttatccagcctacagagtcatcagcgagttcacactggggagaagccattcacctgctcagactgtgggaagagtttcactcggtcatcccaactactggcacaccagtcagttcatactggggagaagccatacacctgctcagtctgtgggaagggattctctgagTCATCCAGATTACAGAGTCATCaacgagttcatactggggagaagccattcacctgctcagactgtgggaagggattcactcagtcatccaatctacagaatcaccagcgagttcacactggggagacgccgttcacctgctcagtctgtgggaagggattcactcggtcatcccacctacagaatcatcagcgagttcacactggggagaagccattcatctgctcagaatgcgggaagggattcactcagtcatccaccctactgagtcaccagcgagttcacactggggagaagccattcacctgcacagtatgtgggaagggattcactcgttcatccaccctacagagtcatcagcgagttcacattggggagaagctgttcacctgctcagtctgtgggaagggattcactcagttatccagcgtacagagtcatcagcgatttcacactagggagaagccgttcacctgctcagactgcgggaaaggattcactcagtcatcacaactactggcacaccagtcagttcacagtggggactggtcgttgttatga